In a genomic window of Alcanivorax sp.:
- a CDS encoding ABC transporter substrate-binding protein codes for MSNGKNTLVKRFSRLACASAIALAASGAQAAETVTIGFTGPLSGGAALYGQNTLEGLQMAAKEINDKGGFKVGDETYEINLVSLDDKYAPSQAAVNGKRLVQQYNAPVIFTPHSGGTFALQAFNERDDFLVMSYTSVPTVTEKGNELTVRIPPTFTGYMKPFTKIAMEQNGKKVAIANATHDYAKYWTKAFVPTWEAMGGTVVADNPMDYNKSADFYTGVSKVLAEKPDVLFIGGASEPTALVAKQARQLGFKGGFVIMDQAKMGEMSKIIGGYKMLEGSVGVVPLTMYEEQGAKDFVAKYHKQNDGKDPTTEVAYNYFAMHTVIQAMKEAGTVEDSKAIRAAMGDALKSFDRTPNVNQTGCPAL; via the coding sequence ATGAGCAACGGAAAAAATACACTGGTTAAGCGCTTCAGCCGTCTGGCCTGCGCCAGTGCCATCGCACTGGCTGCCAGCGGTGCACAGGCCGCCGAAACCGTTACTATCGGGTTCACCGGCCCACTGAGTGGCGGTGCTGCCTTGTACGGCCAGAACACCCTGGAAGGTCTGCAAATGGCCGCCAAGGAAATCAACGACAAGGGTGGTTTCAAGGTGGGTGATGAAACCTACGAAATCAACCTGGTATCCCTGGATGACAAGTATGCCCCCAGTCAGGCGGCGGTGAACGGCAAGCGCCTGGTGCAGCAGTACAATGCACCGGTGATCTTTACGCCGCATTCCGGTGGTACCTTTGCGTTGCAGGCCTTCAATGAGCGGGATGATTTCCTGGTGATGTCCTATACCTCTGTGCCTACTGTGACCGAGAAGGGTAATGAACTGACTGTGCGTATCCCGCCCACCTTCACCGGCTACATGAAGCCGTTCACCAAGATCGCCATGGAACAGAATGGCAAGAAAGTGGCCATCGCAAATGCTACCCATGACTACGCCAAGTACTGGACCAAGGCATTCGTCCCCACCTGGGAAGCCATGGGCGGTACCGTGGTAGCGGACAACCCCATGGACTACAACAAGTCGGCGGACTTCTATACCGGCGTGAGCAAGGTGCTGGCAGAGAAGCCGGATGTGCTGTTCATCGGCGGGGCGTCCGAGCCTACCGCACTGGTAGCCAAGCAGGCCCGTCAACTGGGCTTCAAGGGCGGCTTCGTGATCATGGACCAGGCCAAGATGGGTGAAATGTCCAAGATCATTGGCGGCTACAAGATGCTGGAAGGCTCCGTGGGTGTGGTCCCGCTGACCATGTACGAAGAGCAGGGTGCCAAGGACTTCGTTGCCAAGTACCACAAGCAAAATGATGGCAAGGATCCGACCACCGAAGTGGCCTACAACTACTTCGCCATGCACACCGTGATTCAGGCCATGAAAGAAGCCGGTACCGTTGAGGACTCCAAGGCGATCCGCGCGGCCATGGGCGATGCCCTGAAGAGCTTCGACAGAACGCCAAACGTGAATCAAACAGGTTGCCCAGCTTTATAG
- a CDS encoding 3-hydroxyacyl-CoA dehydrogenase NAD-binding domain-containing protein, whose translation MDVKKGRVQRTGRGDVNRIAAFTNRPEDVMGMHFFSPANVMKLLENRGERPPTR comes from the coding sequence ATGGACGTGAAAAAGGGCCGTGTTCAGCGAACTGGAAGAGGGGACGTGAACCGCATCGCCGCTTTCACCAACCGTCCCGAAGACGTGATGGGCATGCACTTTTTCAGCCCGGCCAATGTGATGAAACTGCTGGAAAACCGTGGCGAAAGACCTCCGACGAGGTGA
- a CDS encoding acyl-CoA dehydrogenase, with product MDFKLSDEQRMLEETVGRLVRDGYPFDVREKARTSELGYSTEMWQQFAELGLLGVPFSEDFGGFNGGGPELMVVAEGFGRGLVLEPYLATVVLSGTLINSLGSDSQKEALISAIVGGEVRLALAAYEPEGRYDHTHVATTAEKSGDGYVINGSKAVVLHGDSADKLVVIARTAGSTNDRNGLSAFVVDAAADGVSRRGYETIDGLHAAEITFNNAPAELLGEEGNAIDALEKSLALGIVALCAEATGAMEVACDHTLNYIKERQQFGVPIGKFQALQHRMVEMRMELEKARSMTILAACSLELSAPVRAKRLAAAKAIIGKSGRKVAEEAIQLHGGMGMMEETAVSHYAKRIVMIDHQLGDLGYHMQQLESLLDVDEDAA from the coding sequence ATGGACTTCAAACTGAGCGACGAACAACGCATGCTCGAGGAAACCGTGGGCCGTCTGGTTCGCGATGGTTACCCCTTTGACGTACGCGAAAAAGCCCGCACCAGCGAGCTGGGGTATTCAACAGAAATGTGGCAGCAGTTCGCCGAACTGGGCCTGCTGGGTGTACCGTTTTCTGAAGACTTCGGTGGCTTCAATGGCGGTGGTCCGGAGCTGATGGTAGTGGCCGAAGGTTTCGGTCGTGGCCTGGTGCTGGAACCCTATCTGGCCACTGTGGTGCTCAGCGGCACCCTGATTAATTCCCTGGGCAGCGACAGCCAGAAAGAGGCATTGATTAGCGCCATCGTCGGTGGCGAAGTGCGTCTGGCCCTGGCCGCCTACGAGCCGGAAGGCCGTTATGACCACACCCATGTGGCCACCACCGCGGAAAAGAGTGGCGATGGCTATGTGATCAACGGTAGCAAGGCGGTGGTCCTGCACGGCGATAGCGCCGACAAGCTGGTCGTGATTGCCCGTACTGCTGGCAGCACCAATGACCGTAATGGCCTGTCCGCCTTTGTGGTGGATGCCGCCGCCGACGGTGTCAGCCGTCGTGGTTACGAAACCATTGATGGCCTGCATGCGGCGGAAATCACCTTCAACAATGCGCCGGCGGAGCTGCTGGGTGAAGAAGGCAATGCCATTGACGCCCTGGAGAAATCCCTGGCGCTGGGCATTGTCGCCCTCTGTGCGGAAGCCACCGGCGCCATGGAAGTGGCCTGTGACCACACCTTGAACTACATCAAGGAACGCCAGCAGTTCGGCGTACCCATCGGCAAGTTCCAGGCCCTGCAGCATCGCATGGTGGAAATGCGCATGGAACTGGAAAAGGCCCGCTCCATGACCATTCTGGCCGCCTGTTCCCTGGAGTTGTCAGCGCCGGTGCGTGCCAAGCGTCTGGCTGCGGCCAAGGCAATCATCGGCAAATCCGGTCGCAAGGTGGCGGAAGAAGCCATCCAGCTCCATGGTGGTATGGGCATGATGGAAGAAACCGCCGTGTCTCATTACGCCAAGCGTATCGTGATGATCGATCACCAGCTTGGTGATCTTGGCTACCACATGCAGCAGCTGGAAAGCCT
- a CDS encoding 3-hydroxyacyl-CoA dehydrogenase family protein → MDLSRRIGKVGVLVGVCHGFVGNRMLHKRQAEAIELVNEGASPEQVDKVLFDLGFPMGPFAMSDLAGMDVGYRIREELRKEDDELVEAGRLGQKTQAGVFDYKEGDRTPVPSPDVDGIIEQYRSENGITPRDQRTGNP, encoded by the coding sequence ATGGATCTGAGCCGTCGCATCGGCAAGGTCGGTGTGCTGGTGGGCGTGTGCCATGGTTTCGTCGGCAATCGCATGCTGCACAAGCGCCAGGCGGAAGCCATCGAGCTGGTCAATGAAGGCGCCAGCCCGGAACAGGTGGACAAGGTGCTGTTCGATCTGGGCTTCCCCATGGGGCCTTTTGCCATGTCTGACCTGGCCGGTATGGATGTGGGCTACCGCATCCGTGAGGAATTGCGAAAGGAAGACGACGAACTGGTTGAAGCCGGCCGATTGGGCCAGAAAACCCAGGCTGGCGTATTTGACTATAAAGAGGGCGATCGTACCCCTGTCCCTTCACCGGATGTAGACGGCATTATTGAACAATACCGTAGTGAAAACGGGATCACCCCGCGCGATCAGCGAACAGGAAATCCTTGA
- a CDS encoding acyl-CoA dehydrogenase family protein, which translates to MDINYTPEELAFRDEVRAFLDEKLPKEIASKVKNNQHLGKEDTIRWQKILNEKGWMALHWPKEHGGTGWSPIQKHIFEEECAEYGAPTVLPFGVNMVAPVIIKFGTEEQKKTYLPSILNSDVWWCQGYSEPGAGSDLAGLKTKAVREGDHYVVNGQKTWTTLGQHADWIFCLVRTDPNAKKQEGISFLLIDMQTPGITVRPLITLDGEHEVNEVFFDDVKVPVENLVGEENKGWTCAKYLLTFERTGIAGVGQSKAALKHLKEVAGKVQQNGKPLIEDPLFRNRLADVEMELMALEMTNLRTVAAAQAGGVPGAESSFLKIMGTELRQEITDLFRRAAGPYALPFMPETFDADYDGERVGPDFANSVSTKYFNMRKLSIFGGSNEIQKNIIAKMILGL; encoded by the coding sequence ATGGATATCAACTACACCCCGGAAGAACTGGCGTTTCGCGATGAAGTGCGCGCCTTTCTGGACGAGAAGCTGCCCAAGGAAATTGCCAGCAAGGTCAAGAACAACCAGCACCTGGGCAAGGAAGACACCATCCGCTGGCAGAAAATTCTCAACGAAAAAGGCTGGATGGCCCTGCACTGGCCGAAGGAACACGGCGGCACCGGCTGGTCTCCGATCCAGAAGCATATCTTCGAGGAAGAGTGTGCCGAGTACGGTGCCCCCACCGTGCTGCCTTTCGGTGTGAACATGGTGGCACCGGTAATCATCAAGTTCGGCACTGAAGAGCAGAAGAAAACCTATCTGCCCTCCATCCTTAACAGTGATGTGTGGTGGTGTCAGGGTTATTCCGAGCCGGGCGCCGGTTCTGACCTTGCCGGCCTGAAAACCAAGGCCGTCCGTGAAGGCGACCACTATGTGGTCAATGGTCAGAAAACCTGGACCACCCTTGGCCAGCATGCTGACTGGATCTTCTGTCTGGTGCGCACCGACCCCAATGCCAAGAAACAGGAAGGCATTTCCTTCCTGCTGATCGACATGCAGACCCCGGGCATCACCGTGCGCCCCCTGATTACTCTGGACGGCGAGCACGAAGTGAACGAAGTGTTCTTCGACGACGTAAAAGTGCCGGTGGAAAACCTGGTCGGTGAAGAGAACAAGGGCTGGACCTGCGCCAAGTACCTGCTGACTTTTGAACGCACCGGTATTGCCGGTGTGGGCCAGTCCAAGGCAGCCCTCAAGCACTTGAAAGAAGTGGCTGGCAAGGTGCAGCAGAATGGCAAGCCGCTGATCGAAGACCCGCTGTTCCGCAACCGTCTGGCGGATGTGGAAATGGAATTGATGGCCCTGGAAATGACCAACCTGCGCACCGTGGCTGCGGCTCAGGCCGGCGGTGTCCCCGGGGCGGAAAGTTCCTTTCTGAAAATCATGGGTACCGAACTGCGTCAGGAAATTACTGATCTGTTCCGTCGTGCAGCAGGTCCCTATGCTCTGCCATTCATGCCGGAAACTTTTGACGCGGATTACGACGGCGAGAGGGTGGGCCCCGACTTTGCCAACAGCGTTTCCACCAAATACTTCAACATGCGCAAGCTGTCGATCTTCGGCGGCTCCAATGAAATTCAGAAGAACATCATCGCCAAGATGATTCTGGGACTGTAA